The sequence below is a genomic window from Clostridia bacterium.
AACGACGATCACGAACCTGATCAACCGCTTCTACGACATCGCGGACGGCAAGATCCGCTACGACGGGATCAACATAAACAAGATCAAAAAAGCCGATCTGCGCCAGTCGCTCGGGATCGTTCTGCAGGACACGAACCTCTTCTCCGGCACGGTGATGGACAACATCCGCTACGGGCGGCTCGACGCGACGGACGAGGAGTGCCGCGAGGCGGCGCGGCTCGCGGGCGCGGACGATTTCATCACGCGACTGCCGAACAGCTACGACACCGAGCTTGCGAACAACGGCGCGAACCTCTCGCAGGGACAGCGCCAGCTCATCTCCATCGCGCGCGCCGCCGTCGCCGATCCGCCCGTAATGATACTCGACGAGGCGACCTCCTCCATCGACACCCGCACCGAAGCCATCGTTCAGCGCGGCATGGATAAGCTGATGGAAGGCCGCACCGTCTTCGTCATCGCGCACCGCCTCTCCACCGTCATGAACTCCGACGTCATCATGGTGCTCGACCACGGCAGGATAATCGAGCGCGGCACGCACAAGGACCTTCTCGCGCAGAAGGGCACGTATTACCAGCTTTACACCGGCGCGTTCGAGCTTGAATAAGCCCGCGGACCAACGGCGTTTACATTTTGGGAAGTGAAACTATGAAAAACATACGCAACGTCGCGATAATCGCGCACGTCGACCACGGCAAGACCACGCTCGTTGACGAAATGCTCAAGCAGAGCGGCGTCTTCCGCGAGAACCAGTCGGTCAAGGAGCGCGTCATGGACTCCGGCGACCTCGAGCGCGAGCGCGGGATAACCATTCTCGCGAAGAACACCGCCGTAACCTACGGCGGCGTGAAGATCAATATCGTCGACACCCCCGGCCACGCCGATTTCGGAGGCGAGGTCGAGCGCATACTGAAAATGGTCAACGGAGTCATCCTGCTCGTCGACGCCGCCGAAGGTCCGATGCCGCAGACCCGCTTCGTCCTTCAGCGCGCGCTGGAGCTTGGGCACCGCGTCATAGTTGTCGTCAACAAGATAGACCGCCCCGACCAGCGCATACACGAGGTCGTCGACGAGATACTCGAGCTGC
It includes:
- a CDS encoding ATP-binding cassette domain-containing protein; amino-acid sequence: TTITNLINRFYDIADGKIRYDGININKIKKADLRQSLGIVLQDTNLFSGTVMDNIRYGRLDATDEECREAARLAGADDFITRLPNSYDTELANNGANLSQGQRQLISIARAAVADPPVMILDEATSSIDTRTEAIVQRGMDKLMEGRTVFVIAHRLSTVMNSDVIMVLDHGRIIERGTHKDLLAQKGTYYQLYTGAFELE